AGTAAAAAGAACGTTAGTATTCGTTTGTTTCCCCTAAGATTGGAAGCaagattttaatgttttttttgatcaaaagcAAAATTTCAATGTAACTAGCGATTGATACGTTAACAACATTTATAGctaattaaacttaattaatgtACTGTATCACTAAACTAAATGACAACAATACAAGCTTAATCCATGCATAAATAGTAGTAGTAACAAGAATACGTACGGATTTTTTGAGGTAAGGGATCACATTAAATCCTTTATCTCTGAGAACAATATATCCAATCTGATTGATTTCGTTGACGAGGCAGAGAAAACATAACTTCATGTACTCGGGAAGTTCTTCAAGACGATTCACATCCCATCTACATAAAATTTCGATTAAAtgaagaaataaacaaatagaTATACTATATagcaaattaaatattttggttagtAATTACTTTTCAACTATGGTCGTGAATAGTTGGAGTTCCTCCAGTGTTccataaatatcatatatatcgTCGATAGTTGTGATAAGCATGAAAACTTTTGTAAGCATTTGTCGATGATAAGCAAACTCAGGCTCATAGATTACTCCAACACTCGAGAAATAACTCTCTGTTATTCGATCTCTTACGAAGTCAAGGTGTTTAGTTAATCCCGTCTTGCTCCACCAGCTGCTAATTCATACAAAATAcgaaaaatataatcaaaatatatgtcaTTACCGTTTCAAACATACGTgttaattacttattaaaataTTGTGTTCATagttaaaatacaattataaaacACTCTATTTACTAAAAATCTGGATACACAATTAATCGTTTGCAACTTTGCATATATATCAATAACGTTTCGAAGATATAATGATTTTAAAGTCAATTCTcagttacaaaacaaatattctcAAGGATTAAtcatgaaaatcaaaataaaacacaatcaacacCAAGTAATTTGTATGTTATGTTTTGTCAACAATATGCAATATATATGGATCGATCGAGTGGGTTGCACAGCAACGACAGTACGACACTATCTAAACTACTAAAGCTAAGTTTAAATCATATAGATATACcatttttaatatgataattCTAACCCTTGGATAgagcaaactttttttttttatcggtatatatattcatgtttaTTTAGACTCCTAGAAAATATGAGAAATCAAGAGATTTCAGTTCagaattaattaataaacaatgaATAATATGtccttttcaaaatttatgtgtaatacttaacataaacatatataaagtgAGAAATCAggcacacacaaaaacataaagagTAAAAGGGTCAAAGTTCATGAATCATGTGTCACTTAAGTTAACGTACCTAGAGAGATATTTGAGCTCGTCTTGATGTATAACTTGTACGATATTGTAATCAAGTTTTGCGAATTCGAGCAAGATAGGGTTCATGTCGTGTCTCTCTCCGTACACGCCTATGTACCATCTTGCTTCTAGTCTTCCAACTCTCCGATGGTAAGGCATTTCTAAAGCATGGATTACCATTTTCCGAACATAAGGTTCAGTCTTCTTCATTTTCACAAAGTTTCTAAGCCGTTCTGTTGTAAAATATATGGTCTCTTTCAATTTAGTATCAAATCTGGTTGAGAGATATGAAGCTTCGTATAGTGAAAGAACACCCTTGATGTCTTCATTATCCAAACCATCTCCGAAATTTCTGTCGAAAACATCTGCAATAAAGAATTGCAGttttattagattatataaaaaacatgttaatataaaaaaaaaatagtatgatCGTGTTCCTTTTGTTAATATCCAAAAACAGAATATAGAGTCAGAacttgaaaacaacattaaattGTTCATTCCCGATTATAACTCAACCTTGTGTGATATTAAAACCATGTTGCCTTAGGAGTCGAAACTCGAGAGCAGTCGCATATAAGTCTTCCCATCTCCTTTGATCTATCCGGTTTTTTTGCGCTCTTACATTCTTTCCATGGACAATCGTTAGAATCTTCTTGATTTCACTTTCGAAAAGATAAGAAACTCCGAGTCTTTGTAAAATGTCTACGAGCTCTAGCTGTTCAAGTAAACCCTCCGTTTCGTTCAGAATTTTACACACTTCCTTCTCCAGTAACTTAGCTCTCTCGACGTTGTCGTCTTTCTGCatagtataaaatattatcACTATTATAACTTAATAGaaatatactatatacataGCTATATTTAACGCGACGTCGTGTACATCTTTATATACGTACCACATATGTATTACCGAGCGAGAGGAGATACTCGTGCTCCCAGAGAGACGGTTGATAGTTTGCTGAGCGACGAGCAACAAGAGGCTGTGATGGTGTTTCCGACTCAGCCTTGCAAATGTAACGCGTATGAGTCTGTCGTTTAGGCATTTATTTTGCTTCAACACTaaacacttatatattttgatgatttcGTCTTTTAGACTCCACTATGGTATTTTATAGTGTCTATGGATTGGGTTTCGGACCACAGATTGTGAAGATAATTGTCATTTTTTCTGGTCTAGggaaataatatttgtttaaatcaATGTAGTCACGATTTAGGATGTGATCAACCCGCAAGAAAATTTCAGTGAGACTTCGCGTTCTCATAAATAtcttaatttaactttttcaaaaaagaaaaaatatcttgaTTAAAACATCCTAGGAGAAGTATTacaccagaaagaaaaaaagcctTGAAGAAGTAATGGCTAAAACATTTCGGAATTATATAATCCACACAATCTTATTAGGGTTTCTTGCTTTCAACGTCCAACAAAATATctgaaatttagaaaaaatatttttgctaAACTAATGTATTAAATGTGCGAAAATTAATCTCTATAGGCCTAGATATTTCTCTGCATACAGGATTTGTGGATACAAATGTTATGGAAGTACAACGCTTTGGGAGCAAACTGTAAAGCCAAGATTCAAGCACCATCTTACAAAAAGCTATCAACACAGAGCTAGCTTAAAACATTCACGTGATATAATTGTGAGCGTCTCATCTTCCACATACATTTGATCCATACCGGCTGCAGAAATATTCACAAATTAATTCTGCAAATGATTGTCGGTTTAAAGGAACGAGAACGAGTACTTGAATCTAATTAGATTTCAACCAGATTCTTCCAAAATAtgctattttatatatatttacatccATCCAAATTCTATTGGACTACAAATTAAATGGTTACATTTGTagaagaaaatattcaaaataaatcatatatagctacgtttctttcaat
The sequence above is a segment of the Camelina sativa cultivar DH55 chromosome 10, Cs, whole genome shotgun sequence genome. Coding sequences within it:
- the LOC104720297 gene encoding tricyclene synthase, chloroplastic-like isoform X1; amino-acid sequence: MPKRQTHTRYICKAESETPSQPLVARRSANYQPSLWEHEYLLSLGNTYVKDDNVERAKLLEKEVCKILNETEGLLEQLELVDILQRLGVSYLFESEIKKILTIVHGKNVRAQKNRIDQRRWEDLYATALEFRLLRQHGFNITQDVFDRNFGDGLDNEDIKGVLSLYEASYLSTRFDTKLKETIYFTTERLRNFVKMKKTEPYVRKMVIHALEMPYHRRVGRLEARWYIGVYGERHDMNPILLEFAKLDYNIVQVIHQDELKYLSSSWWSKTGLTKHLDFVRDRITESYFSSVGVIYEPEFAYHRQMLTKVFMLITTIDDIYDIYGTLEELQLFTTIVEKWDVNRLEELPEYMKLCFLCLVNEINQIGYIVLRDKGFNVIPYLKKSVRILVTTTIYAWIKLVLLSFSLVIQYIN
- the LOC104720297 gene encoding tricyclene synthase, chloroplastic-like isoform X2 — its product is MPKRQTHTRYICKAESETPSQPLVARRSANYQPSLWEHEYLLSLGNTYVKDDNVERAKLLEKEVCKILNETEGLLEQLELVDILQRLGVSYLFESEIKKILTIVHGKNVRAQKNRIDQRRWEDLYATALEFRLLRQHGFNITQDVFDRNFGDGLDNEDIKGVLSLYEASYLSTRFDTKLKETIYFTTERLRNFVKMKKTEPYVRKMVIHALEMPYHRRVGRLEARWYIGVYGERHDMNPILLEFAKLDYNIVQVIHQDELKYLSSWWSKTGLTKHLDFVRDRITESYFSSVGVIYEPEFAYHRQMLTKVFMLITTIDDIYDIYGTLEELQLFTTIVEK